A window of Gavia stellata isolate bGavSte3 chromosome 21, bGavSte3.hap2, whole genome shotgun sequence contains these coding sequences:
- the MLEC gene encoding malectin, giving the protein MVGAGARGAPLLPPLLLLLLPLLRGAAGGLADSVVWAVNAGGDAHVDVNGIHFRKDPLEGRVGRASDYGMKLPILRSNAEDQILYQTERYNEETFGYEVPIKEEGDYVLVLKFAEVYFAQSQQKVFDVRLNGHVVVKDLDIFDRVGHSTAHDEIIPMSIKKGKLSVQGEVSTFTGKLHIEFVKGYYDNPKICALYILQGTVEDVPKLQPHPGLEKKEEDDDEDEYDDGSSVKKQANKNRVQSGPRTPNPYASDNSSLMFPILVAFGVFIPTLFCLCRL; this is encoded by the exons ATGGTGGGCGCCGGGGCGCGCGGGgcgccgctgctgccgcccttgctgctgctgctgctgccgctgctgcggggcgcggcgggcggcctCGCCGACAGCGTCGTCTGGGCTGTTAATGCGGGCGGCGATGCCCATGTGGACGTGAACGGCATCCACTTCCGCAAGGACCCGCTCGAGGGCCGCGTGGGCCGAG CTTCTGACTACGGTATGAAGCTGCCAATCTTGCGGTCCAATGCGGAAGATCAGATTCTGTATCAGACCGAGCGTTACAATGAGGAAACCTTTGGCTATGAAGTTCCCATCAAAGAAGAGGGTGACTATGTGCTGGTGTTGAAGTTTGCAGAGGTCTATTTTGCACAGTCTCAGCAGAAG GTATTTGATGTTCGCTTGAATGGCCACGTGGTGGTGAAGGACTTGGACATTTTTGACAGAGTTGGACACAGCACAGCTCATGATGAGATCATTCCCATGAGTATCAAAAAGGGGAAACTGAGTGTCCAGGGAGAGGTTTCCACATTCACGGGCAAGCTCCACATTGAGTTTGTAAAG GGCTACTATGACAATCCGAAAATCTGTGCCCTATACATCCTGCAAGGAACAGTGGAAG ATGTTCCAAAGCTGCAGCCGCACCCAGGTctggagaaaaaagaggaagatgatgatgaagatgaatATGATGATGGCTCCAGTGTTAAAAAACAGGCAAATAAGAACCGGGTTCAGTCAGGCCCACGCACACCAAATCCCTATGCCTCAGACAACAGCAGCCTCATGTTTCCTATATTGGTGGCCTTTGGTGTCTTCATTCCTAccctcttctgcctctgccGATTGTGA
- the UNC119B gene encoding protein unc-119 homolog B, with translation MSGSKARAAAAAGPEKKPPPGTGGPLSRLRGRRGSADAALRQPWTESELLALETVRPEHVLGLCRVTENYLCKPEDNIYNIDFTRFKIRDLETGTVLFEIAKPSASEQDDEDEDDNSELDASAGRFVRYQFTPAFLRLRTVGATVEFTVGEKPVSNFRMIERHYFRDRLLKNFDFDFGFCIPSSRNTCEHIYEFPQLSEDLIRLMVENPYETRSDSFYFVDNKLIMHNKADYAYNGGQ, from the exons atgAGCGGCTCGAAggcgagggcggcggcggcggcggggccggagaAGAAGCCGCCGCCAGGGACCGGGGGGCCGCTCAGCCGCCTGCGGGGGCGGCGCGGCTCGGCCGACGCAGCGCTGCGTCAGCCGTGGACCGAGTCCGAGTTGCTGGCGCTGGAGACCGTCCGGCCCGAGCACGTCCTGGGGCTGTGCCGGGTGACGGAGA ATTATTTATGCAAACCTGAGGACAACATTTACAACATTGACTTCACCAGGTTTAAGATCCGTGACCTTGAAACTGGAACAGTGCTGTTTGAAATTGCAAAGCCATCTGCTTCAG AGCAAGATGATGAGGATGAAGATGACAACAGTGAACTGGACGCTAGTGCAGGCCGCTTTGTTCGTTACCAGTTCACCCCAGCGTTTCTCCGTCTTCGGACTGTTGGTGCAAC AGTGGAATTCACAGTGGGAGAAAAGCCAGTGTCAAACTTTCGAATGATTGAGAGACATTACTTCCGAGATCGCTTGCTGAAGAACTTTGACTTTGATTTTGGCTTCTGCATCCCCAGTAGCAGGAACACATGTGAACACATCTATGAATTCCCTCAGCTCTCAGAAGACCTTA TCCGTCTGATGGTTGAAAATCCATATGAGACCCGCTCAGACAGCTTTTACTTTGTGGACAACAAGTTGATTATGCACAACAAAGCCGACTATGCTTACAATGGAGGACAGTAA